The Mycobacterium sp. EPa45 genomic interval CCACCACCTGACGCCCGAGGGACCCGCCCATGGCCCCGACTTCGTCGCGACGTTGTGCGAGCTGGCCGTCGTGGTGATGGGCCCGGAGGTCGGCCATGTGCTGCGGGTGGTCTACACCAAGGAAGGCGTGCGATAACTCACTCGAAGTTCGCACCGCGGCGGAGGATACTCGAGCGATGGAACGTGCAGTGACGACCGTCGCCGAGCTCCGGGAGGTGGTGGGCGAACCCGACCACTACGTCGCCAACAAGGTCAAGGACCGGCTCACCGCCGTGCAGCGTGACTGGCTGGCGCACTCCCCGCTGGCGTTCGTCGCCACCACCGATGCCCAAGGCCGCATTGATGTTTCACCGAAAGGTGATCCGGCCGGATTCGTCCACATCCTCGACGACCGAACGTTCGCGATTCCCGATCGCCCGGGCAACAAGCGGGTCGACGGTTACCTCAACGTGCTGCAGCGCCCGCAGGTCGGCACCCTGTTCGTGATCCCGGGTCGCGGCGACACGCTGCGGGTCAACGGACGGGCCCGCATCCTCGCCGACGCCGACTACTTCGATGCCATGGCCGTGAAGGGCAAACGGCCGCTGCTGGC includes:
- a CDS encoding pyridoxamine 5'-phosphate oxidase family protein gives rise to the protein MERAVTTVAELREVVGEPDHYVANKVKDRLTAVQRDWLAHSPLAFVATTDAQGRIDVSPKGDPAGFVHILDDRTFAIPDRPGNKRVDGYLNVLQRPQVGTLFVIPGRGDTLRVNGRARILADADYFDAMAVKGKRPLLALEVAVEEVFFHCSKAFLRSDTWKPETWNPTALPSVAQLAKALRYDWTDAELEERYCEDNIRKVLY